CGAGCTGCTCGCGGCCTGCGCGGCGAGCGGTCTGCCGGTCAGCGGGGTCGCACTCGCCAACGAGACCGCCACGCGCAGCACCGACGACGTCCGGGCCGGCCTCCTCCGCATCCACGGCGTCATGGAGTCCTGCGTCGAACGGTCCGTCGAACGCTCCGGCACGCTCCCGGGCGGGCTCACCGTGCGACGCCGCGCCGCGAACTGGTTCGAGCAGCTCACCGCCGACGACCCCGGGCACGACCCGCTCTTCGCGATGGAGTGGGTGAACCTCATGGCGATGGCCGTCAACGAGGAGAACGCCACCGGTGGGCGAGTGGTCACCGCGCCGACGAACGGTGCCGCCGGCATCATCCCCGCCGTCCTGTACTACGCGCTCACCTACGTGCCGACGGTCACGACGGCGAACCGCGACGACACCGTGGTGCGCTTCCTGCTGACCGCGGGCGCCGTCGGTTCGATCTACAAGGAGCGCGCGTCGATCTCCGGCGCCGAGGTCGGCTGCCAGGGCGAGGTCGGATCGGCGGCGTCGATGGCCGCCGCAGGGCTCGCCGAAGTGCTCGGAGGAACGCCCGAGCAGGTCGAGAACGCCGCCGAGATCGCCATGGAGCACAACCTCGGGCTCACCTGCGACCCGATCGGCGGGCTCGTCCAGATCCCGTGCATCGAGCGGAACGCCATCGCCGCGAACAAGGCGATCAACGCGGCGCGGATGGCGCTGCGGGGTGACGGCGTGCACCACGTGTCGCTCGACCAGGTCGTCGAGACGATGCGGCAGACCGGCGCCGACATGTCCACGAAGTACAAGGAGACCGCGATGGGCGGGCTCGCGGTGAACGTCCCGCTCTGCTGAGCTCCGCCCTCGGGCGGGTCAGCCGTGCAGCAGCGTCAGCAGCCGGGCCGTCTCGGTGGCGATGGCGTCGCGCCCTGCGGAGACGTACTTGCGGGGATCGACCACGTCCGGACCTTCGTCGAGCACCGCTCGCAGGGCCCGGGTGAAGAGGCCGTTCAGGTGCGTGGAGATGTTGATCTTCGTCATGCCCGCCCGGACGGCTGCCCGCAGCTCGTCGTCCGACAGCCCCGAGGAGCCGTGCAGGACGAGCGGGACCGGCACCGTGGCGCGGAGCTGCTCGACGAGCGTCCGGTCCACCGACGCCTCGCGCGTCTGCATCGCGTGGGACGTCCCGACGGCGACCGCCAGTGCGTCCACACCGGTGTCGGCGACGAAGGCAGCGGCGTCGTGCGGATCCGTGCGCACACCGGGAGCGTGCACGCCGTCCTTGCCGCCCACCTCACCGAGCTCGGCCTCGATCGCGACCCCGGCGTCGTGGCACCGGACTGCCAGTCGGCGGGTGGCCTCCACGTTCGCGGCGAAGTCGAGGTGCGATCCGTCGTACATGATCGAGTCCACCCCGAGGTCGATGCCGGCGAGCACGAGCTCGGGGTCCTCGATGTGGTCGAGGTGCACGAGGACCTCGACGTCCGCGGACCGCGCGATCGCCGCGGTCGCCGTCGTGATCGGGGCGAGGCCGCCGTGGTAGCGGACGCAGTTCTCGCTGATCTGCAGGACCACGGGGAGCCCCGCTCGCTCGGCGCCGGCGACGATCGCCTCGGCGTGTTCCAGCAGCACCACGTTGAACGCCCCGACGCCGCGGTGTGCGGTCCGTGCGGCGTCGAGCAGTCCGGTGAGGGCGAGGTCGGTGATCATGCGTGGCTCCAGGTCGGGTCGGAGGGTCGTGTGCCGGACCGGGCACCGTCGTCGTCCGCGAGGAACCGGCGGACGGCGTCGACGTCGACCTCGCCGGCGACGGGCCGGAGGACGGCGGCGGCGCCGAACGCGGCAGCGGATCGGAGCGCGGCGTGGTCGACGCCAGGCGTGGACGGCGCGGTCGTGGTCGGACTCGTCGGGCCGTCGGACGACCCGCGCAACAGCGCGGCGAGGAGCCCGGCGGTGGCCGCGTCGCCGGCACCCGTGGGGTTACCGGAGACTCCGGGGACGGCGCGCACCTCGGTGACCCCGGTGCGCGTGTGTGCCGCCAGACCGGCCGCGCCACGGGACACCACGACGGCGCCCGCGCCACGGTCGAGCAGCTGCAGGGCGCCGCTCCGCTCGTCGTCGGCACCGGTCGCCTCGAGGAGTTCGTCGCGGTTGGGCTTGCAGATCGTCGCCCCGGCGTCGGCGGCCGCGAGGAGCGCACCACCCGGACAGTCGACGAGGCTCGGCACCCCGCGCATCCGAGCGGCGGCCACCCAGTCCGCGACGACGCCCGGATCGGCGCGGTGCGGCAGGGACCCCGAGACGACGAGGAACTCGACGTCGCCGTCGAGCTGCTGACCGATCACGTCCGTGACGGCGACCCACTCGTCGGTGGTCACCTCGGGTCCGGGCTCGCCGAACATCGTCGGGTGCTCGACGTCGTCGACGACGGTGACCGTGGTGCGGGTCTCCCCCGTCACCGCGATGTCGACGTGCGTGAGACCGAGGGCGTCGAGGCCGTCGGCGATCCACCGACCGGGAGCCGCGCCGAGCGGCAGGACGGCGCGGGACGGGATCCCGACCGCGTCGAGCACCCGCCCGACGTTGAGGCCCTTGCCACCCGGACGACGGGCGAGGTCCAGGACGCGCTGCGTCGTCCCGACGTGCTGACGGGCGACACGGTAGGTCACGTCCACCGCCGGGTTGGGCGTCACGATGAGGATCACCGGTGCACCGCCGCGGTCGTCCGCAGGTCGAGGACGCGCCAGGGCTCCGACCGCGCGGCACTGCTGGGGCCCTCGTCGATCACGAGCAGGTCGGCGGGAGCGCCGACCGAGAGCGGCGCCGGGAGGCCGAGCAGGCGTGCCGGTCGCGCCGACGTCGCCGCGACGACCTCGGGCAGCGGGGTGCCACCGTCGAGGAGGCGTCGGGCGGCGTCCCGCACGGTGATGGTGCTGCCGGCGAGGGACGAGCCGTCGGTGAGCAGCGCGACGCCGTCACGGACCGAGACCGCCGAACCCGCGATCGCGTGCTCGCCGTCGCCGCAGCCCGTGGCGGCCATCGCGTCCGAGACGAGCACGAGGCGGTCCGGCGCGGCTCGCCGCACGAGTTCGACCGCCGCGGGATCGAGGTGGTGCCCGTCGACGATGCACTCGACCAGGACACGGTCGTCGGTCAGGGCGACGCCGACCGGGCCCGGCCGTCGGTGGTGCAGTGGAGGCATGCCGTTGAAGAGGTGCGTGACGAGGGTGGCACCGGCGTCGATCGCTGCGCGCGTCTCGTCGGCGGAGGCATCGGTGTGGCCGATCGCGACGACGACGCCGGCGTCGACGAGGCGGCCCACGGCGTCGATCGCTCCGGGGAGTTCCGGTGCGAGCGTGACGATCCGGAGCGCGCCGTCCGCCGCTGTGAGGAAGTCGTCGAGCTCCGCCGGGTCCGGTGCGTGCAGGAGGTCCGACCGGTGGGCACCGCGGCGCGCGGGTGACAGCCACGGTCCCTCGAGGTGGAGCCCGGCGAGCGTGCCCTCGGCGACGAGGACACGGAGGCGTCCGAGTGCTGCGCGCGTCTCGGCGACCGGGCCCGTCGCGACGGACGCGATGAGCGACGTCGTCCCGCGTGCGCGGTGGTGGCCCGCAGCGAGCGCGGCACCGTCCGTCGTGGCCGTGGCGAAGTCGTGCCCGAGCGCCCCGTGGGCGTGCAGGTCGACCGCCCCCGGCAGCAGCGTTCCCTCGATCGTCACCGCGGTGTCGGTCCGCGGGGGCGTCCCGGATCCGCTCTCGAGGACCGTACCGGCGTCGTCGACCGCCAACCACCCGTCGTGGAGGTCGTGCGTCGCGGTGAGGATCCGCCGCGCACGCACCAGGGTGCTCATGCGTGCACCTCGGCGTCGAGCGCCGTGCGCGCCATCAGCCCGGCACCGATGGCACCGGCGGCATCGCCGTGCCGTGCCGGGGCGAGGACCGGGACGCGCAACCCCGGGAGCCGTTCGACGAGGGCCGTCCGGAGCGGATCGAACAGCAGCGGGCCGGACTCGGCCAGTCCCCCGCCCACGATGATCGTGTGGCAGCCGGCGACCGTCGTGGTCCACGCCAGGGCGTCCGCGAGCACGTCGATGCACTCGTGCCAGGCCGTGGTGGCCACCGGGTCCCCGGCGCGGACGCGGAGCATCGCCTCGTGTGCCGAGGTGGAGCCCGACCGACGGGCGACTCCCCCTGCGGACGCGATCTCCTCGACGCGGCGCCCCGCGTGCGGCCCGGCGGGGATCCGGACCTGTCCGATCTCCCCCGCCCAACCGCCGCCCCCGACGACCACGCCGTCGACGACGAGGGCACTCGCGAGTCCGGTGCCGACCGGGACGAAGGCGACGGAACCACGGGTGAGCGCCGGTGCCGCGCCGGAGGTCTCCGCCAGGGCGCCGGCACGCACGTCGTGTCCGAAGGCCAGCGGGACGTCGATCCCCCGTGCGGCGAACTCGGCCCGGACCCGGTCCCGCACCGGGACGTCCCGCCACCCGAGGTTCACCGCGAGGACGACGGTGCCGGCCCCGTCGTCCACGACACCCGGCGTCACGAGGCCCACCGCATCGAGGTCGCCACGGCGCAGCGCCCGTTCGGCGAGCTCCGCCACGACGGTGGCGAGCATCGTCGCGTCGGTGTCGCCGCGCGGCGTCGGGACGCGGGTCTCGTCGAGGACGAGTCCGTCGGCGCCGGTCAGTCGGGCCTTGATGCCCGTGCCGCCGACGTCGACCCCGAGCACCGCGCCTGCACCGCGCATCAGGTGAGGATGACCGAACGGGTGAGCGAGCGGGGGTTGTCCGGGTCGAGGCCGCGTCCCTCGGCGAGGGCGACCGCGAACCGGTGCACCACGACGAGCCCGGCGATCGGGTCGAGGTCGTGCTGGACGAAGCGCGCACCGGTCGCAGCGACCTCGTCCGCGAGCCCCTCCGGCGCGGTTCCGAGCGACCAGACGAGTCGGCCGGGCTGGGCGATCGCGATCGGACCGTGCCGGTAGTCCATGGCGGGGTAGGACTCCGCCCAGAACTGCGCTGCCTCGCGCGTCTTGAGGGCGGCCTCGAACGTGAGGCCGACCGCCGGACCGCGGCCCACGAAGGTGACCTGCTCAGCATCGAGGAGGTCGTCGATCGGGAGGCCGAGGGCGGTCTCGGCCTGTGCTGCGAGGGCGTCCACGTCGTCACCGATCGACGCACGGAGGAGCGCGAGCGTGGTCGTCGCGAAGCGCGTCTGCACGACCGAGCGCTCGTCGGCGAAGGGCAGTGCCACGACGACGTCGGCGACGGCGGCGGCCGGGCTGTCCGGGACCGCGGTGACGAGCACGGTGCGTCGGCCGCGCAGGGCCTGCAACAGGTCCACGATCTCGGTCGTGGTGCCGGACCGGCTGATCGTCACGACCCGGTCGTAGTCGCGGCCGATCGGGTACTCCGAGCCGGCGAAGGCGTCCGTCACGCCCAGGCCCGCCTGCTCACGGGCGACGGCGTAGCTCATCGCGATGAACCAGCTCGTCCCGCAGCCGACCACGGCCACGCGTTCTCCGGGCTGGGGGAGCGACGCCTCGAACGACGAGAGGAGCGCGGCGGCAGCGCGCCACGTCTCCGGCTGCGACGTCAGTTCTGCGCTCACGAAGGTGTCGGTCATGGGTGCCTTCCGGTCCGGTTCGATCCGGGTGATCGATGATGAGGAAGCGTAGCGAGCGATCGTGCGCGATGGAAGAGCAAAACGTCATTCCCGATCATCAGGGATGCGCGGTGACGCCATAAGATGGCCGACATGACCCCTCAACAGCGGCTCAACGCCCTGCTCGAACTGGTGAGCGAACGCGGCAACGTGTCGATCGCCGAGATCGGGGAGCTGCTCGGGATCTCGCCCGCGACCGCCCGACGCGACCTCGCGACGCTGGCGGACCAGCGCCTGGTCACCCGCACCCACGGCGGTGCCGCGGCGCTCGGGGCAGGCTACGAACTGCCACTGCAGTACAAGATCGCCCGTCAGGCCGAGGCGAAGACCGCGATCGCCCGCGCCGCCTCGCGGCTGGTGCAGCCCGGCGACACCGTCGGGTTGAACGGGGGGACGACGACGACCGAGGTCGCCCGTGAGCTCGGCAAGAGCGAGCGCTTCACCCGGGCGGACGGCGAGTACGGGGTGACGATCGTCACCAACGCGTTGAACATCGGGTACGAGCTGTCGGTCCGCGCCAACGTCAAGATCGTGGTCACGGGCGGCGTCGCGCGGCGGCAGTCCTACGAGCTCGTGGGCCCGCTCGTCCGGGACACCCTGGACGAGTTCGCGCTCGACGTGGTCGTGCTCGGTGTCGACGGGCTGAGCGGCCAGTACGGCGCCACGACCATGCACGAGGGCGAGGCGGAGGTCAGTCGGCACTTCGCGTCCGTCGGGCGCCGGGTGATCGTGGTCGCCGACTCGACCAAGATCGAACGGGCGACCTTCGCGCGGATCTGTCCGCTCGACCGGATCGACGCACTCGTCACCGACCAGCCCGTCCCGTCGGCGTTCGCCGCGGAGCTCGCCAGTGCCGGTGTGGAGCTCGTCGTCGCCGACTGAGCGGACGAGTCCTCCGGGGGACTCCCCGGCGTAGGTCTGTGCACGACGTTTCGATCGTGTAAAACCATCCACACCCTCCCCATGAGCGTTCGTTGAGCGC
The sequence above is a segment of the Curtobacterium sp. BH-2-1-1 genome. Coding sequences within it:
- a CDS encoding L-serine ammonia-lyase, producing MPVSVFDLFSIGIGPSSSHTVGPMRAGRAFAARVAEAPVATIAVDLYGSLASTGQGHGTLGAVVAGLMGSDPETVDPDAMTRSLAELEETGVLRLQDGASVPFRLADIVLHPLTMLPRHPNAMRLRAADASGATIAEETYYSIGGGFVTNDSEGDVAETAIPVDDAVPYPFSSGAELLAACAASGLPVSGVALANETATRSTDDVRAGLLRIHGVMESCVERSVERSGTLPGGLTVRRRAANWFEQLTADDPGHDPLFAMEWVNLMAMAVNEENATGGRVVTAPTNGAAGIIPAVLYYALTYVPTVTTANRDDTVVRFLLTAGAVGSIYKERASISGAEVGCQGEVGSAASMAAAGLAEVLGGTPEQVENAAEIAMEHNLGLTCDPIGGLVQIPCIERNAIAANKAINAARMALRGDGVHHVSLDQVVETMRQTGADMSTKYKETAMGGLAVNVPLC
- a CDS encoding SIS domain-containing protein, which gives rise to MTDTFVSAELTSQPETWRAAAALLSSFEASLPQPGERVAVVGCGTSWFIAMSYAVAREQAGLGVTDAFAGSEYPIGRDYDRVVTISRSGTTTEIVDLLQALRGRRTVLVTAVPDSPAAAVADVVVALPFADERSVVQTRFATTTLALLRASIGDDVDALAAQAETALGLPIDDLLDAEQVTFVGRGPAVGLTFEAALKTREAAQFWAESYPAMDYRHGPIAIAQPGRLVWSLGTAPEGLADEVAATGARFVQHDLDPIAGLVVVHRFAVALAEGRGLDPDNPRSLTRSVILT
- a CDS encoding class II fructose-bisphosphate aldolase; its protein translation is MITDLALTGLLDAARTAHRGVGAFNVVLLEHAEAIVAGAERAGLPVVLQISENCVRYHGGLAPITTATAAIARSADVEVLVHLDHIEDPELVLAGIDLGVDSIMYDGSHLDFAANVEATRRLAVRCHDAGVAIEAELGEVGGKDGVHAPGVRTDPHDAAAFVADTGVDALAVAVGTSHAMQTREASVDRTLVEQLRATVPVPLVLHGSSGLSDDELRAAVRAGMTKINISTHLNGLFTRALRAVLDEGPDVVDPRKYVSAGRDAIATETARLLTLLHG
- the nagA gene encoding N-acetylglucosamine-6-phosphate deacetylase; this translates as MSTLVRARRILTATHDLHDGWLAVDDAGTVLESGSGTPPRTDTAVTIEGTLLPGAVDLHAHGALGHDFATATTDGAALAAGHHRARGTTSLIASVATGPVAETRAALGRLRVLVAEGTLAGLHLEGPWLSPARRGAHRSDLLHAPDPAELDDFLTAADGALRIVTLAPELPGAIDAVGRLVDAGVVVAIGHTDASADETRAAIDAGATLVTHLFNGMPPLHHRRPGPVGVALTDDRVLVECIVDGHHLDPAAVELVRRAAPDRLVLVSDAMAATGCGDGEHAIAGSAVSVRDGVALLTDGSSLAGSTITVRDAARRLLDGGTPLPEVVAATSARPARLLGLPAPLSVGAPADLLVIDEGPSSAARSEPWRVLDLRTTAAVHR
- a CDS encoding DeoR/GlpR family DNA-binding transcription regulator, with translation MTPQQRLNALLELVSERGNVSIAEIGELLGISPATARRDLATLADQRLVTRTHGGAAALGAGYELPLQYKIARQAEAKTAIARAASRLVQPGDTVGLNGGTTTTEVARELGKSERFTRADGEYGVTIVTNALNIGYELSVRANVKIVVTGGVARRQSYELVGPLVRDTLDEFALDVVVLGVDGLSGQYGATTMHEGEAEVSRHFASVGRRVIVVADSTKIERATFARICPLDRIDALVTDQPVPSAFAAELASAGVELVVAD
- a CDS encoding 1-phosphofructokinase family hexose kinase, with amino-acid sequence MILIVTPNPAVDVTYRVARQHVGTTQRVLDLARRPGGKGLNVGRVLDAVGIPSRAVLPLGAAPGRWIADGLDALGLTHVDIAVTGETRTTVTVVDDVEHPTMFGEPGPEVTTDEWVAVTDVIGQQLDGDVEFLVVSGSLPHRADPGVVADWVAAARMRGVPSLVDCPGGALLAAADAGATICKPNRDELLEATGADDERSGALQLLDRGAGAVVVSRGAAGLAAHTRTGVTEVRAVPGVSGNPTGAGDAATAGLLAALLRGSSDGPTSPTTTAPSTPGVDHAALRSAAAFGAAAVLRPVAGEVDVDAVRRFLADDDGARSGTRPSDPTWSHA
- a CDS encoding ROK family protein; the encoded protein is MRGAGAVLGVDVGGTGIKARLTGADGLVLDETRVPTPRGDTDATMLATVVAELAERALRRGDLDAVGLVTPGVVDDGAGTVVLAVNLGWRDVPVRDRVRAEFAARGIDVPLAFGHDVRAGALAETSGAAPALTRGSVAFVPVGTGLASALVVDGVVVGGGGWAGEIGQVRIPAGPHAGRRVEEIASAGGVARRSGSTSAHEAMLRVRAGDPVATTAWHECIDVLADALAWTTTVAGCHTIIVGGGLAESGPLLFDPLRTALVERLPGLRVPVLAPARHGDAAGAIGAGLMARTALDAEVHA